TTCTATACATTCATCCCTTGTCAGCTTTCAGTTGGAATTTCCGACATTTGAGTGATTTGATACTgtcatattttaattcaaatgcattttgttttattgactaCAATATTGTAGATGATAAATATTGAGATAAATACTTTGAAAAAGGGCAAGGGCTTAAGCCCACAATTTGTGGTGCTTGACAAGTGCAGGCTTAATTAGGTCTCTTCTCCAATATAAAACACAACATGTAAACTCCATGTTATAAaaatgctgctgctgttcttAATGAAATCACTGTGGAATACATAACGGATTTCCCCTATTACATGTAATCAGAAGCTGTTTTGTGAATAGAAATGCAGTTCTACCATTAGCCACTACATGTTTCCAAAATGGTAAAATAACACCTCACCTATTGAAACTTTTTAATTGATCCTTTAAAGACAGTCAAACATCATTAAAGATATTTACATTGGTAAGTATTGTATTCAGATCTAAGATTAACATGTTGATCCCAGATATGTGAATATAGATAGATATGttagtttaattaaaatgcacatggtaaggaaaaaaaatgcacatggtATCAAGCTAATTGTATTATAAACCAGAAAGCTGAAGACCGATGTATTGCTTTCACATTGAATTCTTGCGTAGTCAGACACTGGGTGATGGTTAATAGTGATTTCTCATGTTTGATTCACCAGAAAAAGAAACACACCACCACGAGGATCAGAGAGGAAACAGTCTTGGCACTGGAACTGCAAAATATGTCCAGGCATTCACTAAAAGAAGACAGAGATGCAGATGTggcaattaatatttttcatacaaaacTATCTGCCTACACAGTGGCCCATCCATGTAATGGAAAATAATAAGATGTATACCCACATCTACCCACAATCTAAAAAAATCTGACCATATGAAATTTTGGCTTACCCCTCAGTGGGTTGTGATGTAGAGGTGGTTGAGATTGTTTGAGGTGTGGGAAGAGCTCTTTTGGCAGAGTggccaaggggtatgctgggattcccccagtggagcgctctgttgcgatgcaactgtgtcctCAAAGCACCTTCGCatggcgtggtggtcccaagcttccCTCCAAGTTCTCATCCAcgcttgtggccaaggcttacagagctgcgggtCAGGCCGCTTCTGCCCTGCACGCCATGGCGTGGCTTAGGGTTATAGAGGGCCAAGGTGCTCAAAGAGCTGCACGggggcagtgctgacccaggggTTTTGCAGGAGGCGCAGCCTTCACCCCAGCCGCAGcgagggaacgagggttacatacgtaaccaggACGTTCTATAGCatcactgtaaaaatacattttgcaaccTTTATTAAAAAGAGCGTATGTAGCTTttgttattaaacaaaacaaaacaaaacaaaatgttattaatgaatGATTGCAAAAACATTACAGGAAATTGCATATATAGATAACTGTGTCTGTATATAAAGAAAAGTAGCTCTGACTGTGGGTAGCATGAAGCTGATAGTTTGTTATTAATGGGAAATCaatggttggaaaaaaaaaatcatccatgcAGAACAGCAGAACCGAAGCCAAACTAGAGGGCCAAAAGTTAAAGAgtatagtttttctattttattttattttattttattttattttattttattttattttattttattttattttattttattttattttattttattttattttattttattttataaattagagACTTGATGACTTCCTGTATTGTGAATACCGTCACAGCTAATGGTTACTGCATGTtgtgcttaaaggggtcatatgatgcgatttcaagtttttctttctctttggagtattacaagctgttagtgaatagataagatccctaaagttacaaagactaaagtctcaaacccaaagagatattctttataaaagttaatactcgtccacgccctcctaaaacacctcgtttaaacacacccccacatgtctatgtcaggatgtggaaagatttgcataactccgcccaaatgttcaaacaaagaaataaggcataactttgattctcgctgttgctgctggactatgttgtggagacgctgtttcattgtgaaagcgaaaatactttttttggccttccaaaagaggacacaattagaaatcagtggttaagttgtatttacaacactgttccagaacaattaaACCGAAATATTCAAGTGTGTGGAGCACaatttatggaggactgtttcctgatcctgggagagaagactacaatgccggctgttctgactttatatgttttcatatttaaagaatttggcactgatgattcaaacttgagttttgaacagtgtagagtggagcttgttgtttgtcatttctccaatcacaaatgcagacatggttttatgtttacgcgacACGATACAACGccacatgtaaaaagacagtgtaagtcattataatcagtaattatatccccactggatgcaacaaatggctcgtttgtgatgggttttattgtttttgtcttgttgcgctggtgttctgaccaggacacgcatcacagtatggtaaggggtgtaacatttctgtcacatgcttgaggcattcggtcaatcacaaagcactggatagctggcttatcagcatacacctcgcttttcagaccgatgagcttcataaaaatcaatgagtttcagaaaggcggggcatagaggagaaacaataatgtacattatgtggaaaataatttttttttaacctttaaccgcataaacacattttattacacaaaatacacaaaataattttctttttagcaacatcatgtgACCCCCTTTACAATGGACTTTAGTCATGTTATATTTAGCCAATATAGCAGATTCTCTTATTTCTTAATAACAGTGTTACAGTTTTCAGTAGGTTtacctttaaaaacacttttttccctGTGTTTTGAATAAGCATACAACAGAGCTTAAATGGATATTCATCTTGTAGCACATGATCCCTGCTGGGCAGTTGAATGTGAAGAAACGCTGAAATCCATTATTGTCACTTTTGGGCTGGGTAAAAACTCAGATTGAAACAGCCCTGAGATATCTATGACAAAGTATTGAGgattaataaacaacatttgaATTCTTGCCATCAAACCTGTTCACACAGAACCCCTTTTTGAAACACGAAAGAAATTGAAAAGATTGCAGAGTTCCAAGATCCGTTTTTAAGAGCTTGCTTTTTAAAGTTGATACAGTCTGGCATTAAAGCctgaaatacagaaaaatcagCGAGACACAGCAGTCACCAATGTTCGTCTAGCACAtgttggcaaaataaataaataaataaaagcaattacaataaacaaacaacaacaaaaaaagtctgTGAAATTGGCACTTAAAACATGGTTTCTCTGAAGTTACTTCACAAAACCTACCTTGCATGCTGAAGAGAAATATGATGTCACCACCCTTGATAAACTCTCTTTTAGTGAGATCTTCGTTCATTATGGCATATTGATAGCCCCAAAAAATTCCCACATATACGGTCTCATTGCCAATGACAACTCGAGTTCCATTATTTCGAGGATTGTCCCAGTCATTTCTGCCATCTGTTACAACAAAATACAGTATGGCTTTTAGGCCCTGCAAAActacatataataataacattgatCATCATTTAACTAAAATGCTGCATGTAATATGTTATGAGAGAAAAATAATCAGATTCTCACAGGAAGAAACCAAAGTAGGGTCAGTCGTGAAGCTTTTCTCAGAGGACATGTGCTTCTGTATGTGTGGATTCTGGTCAAGTATCTGGAAGGTTATTTTTCTCCATAGACAAGGCCACTGCAACTGGTCATCATATGCACCAGATACCAGACCAACATATACTGAAAGGTAATTCTCATACACTTTTAAGAGAGCCTGAAAGCGAAACCCTCACTGGAGTAATACAATGGACTGTACATCCAAGTGCCAGACACACTGTTGTTCAAAACCTTCTcaaagttcagttcaattcaattcaagtttatttgtatagtgctttttacgatacaaatcattgcaaagcatctttacagaaaattaagtttctacaatatttaggagtagcttatcagtggtgactgtcagtttatgtgcatacggcagaaatgttcagaaaaatcaataaaagacttaaacaaacagacgattaacactattaacagcaattatgtaatcaaacttatagcaaaagttggtagttctgtatgttgtctctgggttagcatcatctgaggtcctctgaggggctggcatcatctcttctcaggtgttctggatcaaAACttgagcttgtgtaaatcctagttaccacgtgATGTAAAttctgtggcaaaacagagaaacaaatagagacataattagcatagctgctgttccagccaagtaaaattaattagtttaacccaagctaaagaataataatgcgcatttgatcagatataactgcagtccaaaattatgagatgcattatttgaatgcttggccaaagaggtgtgtttttaatctagatttaaacagagaaagtgtgtctgaaccccgaaaaTTATGagggaggctattccagagtttgggagccaaatgcgaaaaatcTCTACcttctttagtggactttgctatcctaggtactatcaaaagtccagcgttttgtgaccttagggagcgtgatggattgtagcgtggtagaagactagttaggtacgcaggagctaagccattaagggccttataagtaagtaataatattttgtaactgatacggaacttaataggtagccagtgcatattttcttgacctggtaaggactctagccgctgcattttgtcCTAcagataatattaaataaacatttttaacaggttaaatgttgattattagtaacgcaaacccctttatctaaacctctctacttaACCGTTGGTCACACAGCCacaatgtttgtcatttttttcaatgttttttttatttgtttttgtagttctgaaccgaatcattcatcaaagcgcaatggattgtgggtaatacTGGGTATATCTGAATATCTgagtgtgcacggatccacaTTTCAAAAATttacctgaaatagtagaccatccggggcttctggcatactcttttcaacatactatgcttttggacacacttattttaatctcacagaccatttaggatggatagtatgcacattgggacacagggaaaaataataaatagggaGACAAAGGAGGAGGATAACGAAggagacacaggtggagcaactgaaacaataatgagGTAACAAGACGGGCGGGGTCAGACAATAGACAGGAGAACACATGGCACCAACAAACACAAGCAACAAGTCATGtgcccaaacaaacacacagtgacaTCTGGTGGCCAACTAGGGCACACCAGCAGAACGGTATATAATAGTAATGCTATAATACTCCATAGAGTTACTTTCAAAGAGATCAGAAAcgatatctttggatagaagtggcATAGAAACATGAGGTTAGGCTTGTTTCACTAAGGCGGCAAACAGCCCATCACAAATAACCTTAACCACCTCCTAGCCATGCCCGGCCAACCATTTtcgagcaccctagcaacccaaccCCAAAGAGGGATATCTTTCAATCCGAATGTCATGAAGGAATAggatttacataatttattctgACAATCAGCCTTGACAGCATCATCATTTGCATCTGCCAAGCCATTCCTTAGCAACCAAATAGAGTACTTTAGCAGCCGTTTAGCAAGACCTATATTTCTGCATCAGATCATAGTAGAGACATGGGGATTGGCTCTTTTGACCAATGCTAGCACACAGCACTTCGAACATGCTAGTCATGTTAACATTGAATAGTTGCATGCTAATATTGATCTGCTAAGTGctgaaacatgctaaaaacagcACAGtaactacaggtgcatctcaataaataagaatatcgtggaaaagttcatttacttcagtaattcaactcaaattgtgaaactcgtgtattcaATAAATTCAGTGCTCACAGACTGAAGTAgattaagtctttggttcttataattgtgatgattttggctcacatttaacaaaaaaaaaaaaaaaatcactatctcaacaaatatagaatacttcataagagcaataaacaaacaaacaaacaaacattttttagttAATTGCTGGCCTtgtggaaagtatgttcatttactgtacatgtactcaatacttggtaggggctccttttgctttaattactgcttcAATTTGGTATGGCatgaggtgatcagtttgtggcactgctgaggtggtatggaagcccaggtttcagATCATCTGCATTTTtcggtctcttgtttctcattttcctcttgacaatacccatAAAAAaaaggtctggtgagtttgctggccagtcaagcacaccaacaccatggtcatttaaccaacttttggtgcttttggcagtgggAGCAGGtacaaatcctgctggaaaatgaaatcagcatcttcaaaaagctggtcagcagaaagaagcatgaagtgctccaaaattccttggtaaatgggtgcagtgactttggttttcaaaaaacacaatggactcAGGAAGAGGACGGATATCCGGGGAGGAGGACAACAAGCAGAGTCCAGGGAGGTGACgaaggagggaggagccagggaggagacaggaagGACTTGGAGCAGGAGTCCAGCTGCaaccaggccacagccataatgacggcccatggtggagccgacggagggaggagccatggaagAGGGATGGCCGCCGACTCCAGAGGGCCGACCCACGatggcggagcaggtggaggaggaggccGAGGTGGAGACGGAGAGCCAATGAGCCAGGGGGATGCCGAGGATCGAGGGGAACAGGGTGTTGCCGAGGGCTCTGGTGAGCAAGGCGGAGATCCACGGCAGAGCCGGAGCGACTgatgaccaaggtggagctggctgGAGGAAGGAGCCCAACGGAGCCGGTGGGATGGAGCAATGAGGTGCAGCTAGAGGAGAGGAGTCCAGAGGCGATGGTGGGTCGATGCCCGACCAAGGCGGAGCCAGTGGAACTGATGGATCGACAGGTTACGGTAGAGGCGAGAGAGCTAGGAGCCGAGGTGGAGCAGCTGGGTCTACAGGCCGAGGGATACTCCGACaatgctggaggatggcagtcccgcgggGTTTGCActgcaatgatggtgggctgagggcgagcagaagggctgccagacgacagcggtggaggaggctggAGTGGGTGGGAGAGTGTGCATTTTcaaggagcaggcactggagggcactttctaggagcaggcactggagggcacttTCTAAGAGCAGGTCAATGGAGGCACTTTCTAGGAGTAGGCACTGGAGgattggaagccccctcagggctggacgggAGAGGACCAGTGGAGATGACGGAGAGAGGGAGTAGTTCGGTCTCCAGGGGCACCGGTTCCAGCCACgatgcagggggcggagctccactCCACACTCACACCGTCCACAGCCCTCTCCCTTGTGGTGGACACTgtagccggctctcgcacctggtctgatggGTTAGGCTCCATATCTGGGGCGATCCTCCACTCAGTCTCTCTGCATTGCACTGGCTTGTTGATCGTGGTAGTAATGGGCTCTCCGTCATCAGTGGGCTCGGGCTGATGCTCCGCACCCATGCTCGCCAGAATCCACTCCACGAAGGCGGTGAAATCCGCTCGAGAGCCATCTTCAGACGACGGCGCTCTGCACGCGGGGTTGAGGCTGGCGTCATAGAATGAGCAGAGTGCGTTGTCCAGGTAGGTGGTAAGATGGCTATGGCCAGAAATGGTCTGGTATGACCCTCGAGCGAAtgctccccctgctccagcaggaggatgAGGAATTCTGGGTGGATGTAGGGATCCATAGAACACAATGGGAAGaaaaaactgaggaaaaaagggaaaacaaacgGAGGGGAGACACACAATAAACTGTTGTTGGTCAGGTCTTTTGTCACACTATGCTACTTAGGATGCATGCATGAGGCACTAATACATAAAACAGGCTTTAATCCATGTTACACAGGGAATATCCATACAGGAGACACATCAATGTAATCAGGAGACACATCAATGTAATCAGGAGACACATCAATGTAATCAGGAGACACATCAATGTAATCAGGAGACACAACAAACAAGATCTGAATAGGCTAGGGCTTTTAAAGGCAGGATAATTGGGAAAACACAGGTGTatggaatgactaaattaacagggacacggaacacatggggaagaaactagacacacctgcattcaaattaaaacaatcaatGGGAGACAAACTGGGTCACAGGCAGGTCCATAATCTTTACAATTACCTTATTTTTTTGGGGAGATTCTCTTTTTCACATACAAACATATACTGTGGCTTGAGACCTGGTCTATTATGACACTTTTATGGAGCTTTTGCATATACTGAACCTTGAAAAGCTCAGTCTCAAGTCATAGCACTTCTACAAAATACATATCATgacaaaacagtttatttttttctttttggtgtaGTAAAAGTAAATcgcaaataaatttaaatatataatgttttataatataaaatatatttataaaaaaagggGATGCTGCCACATGTATAAGAGGATTTGTTGGATTTTGTTGATGCTGCCACTTGTATAAATACTGTGGTGGCACAAAGTTCATAGCTTTATAGtgcttaattaaaaatatgaaataaaaaaattaaaagaaactgtATATTAATTTTCCACCCACTTTCTTAAAAAAGCCATTATTTAATGTGATAATAAATGAAGTAAACTAAAGTTAATCAGTAACTGATAATCTGTGAATTGCTATGACAAatgaactaaataataaaaaaaatctggttcATTTCAGAGATCTTATTATTCAAAGCTAACAACTGAGACTGAGctaaatgcaaatttttataACACCCACTGAATACACCATGACTCTGTGTCtagagaaaggaaatgaaaatgatttctaTGGTGATCCGTTTGTATGGAGACTCTGTATCAGTAGGTTCAAAGCACAACATCATGTGACAGGAGGCTGAAGTGACAGTGGGGGGAGCGGCACTGACAGCATGGCACTGGATGATGGactttgattttttatttctctgGATAATTCAGCTGCgcgcacacagacacagacacagacacagacacacacacacacacacacacacacacacacacacacacacacacacacacacacacacacacacacacacacacatatataaagccAGACTGTCCTCTTTAAAGCTTACTGGACTAAGCAAAACCTGTGGGACTTGAAGGTAATTTAAGCTGGACAGACTATAACAAATtactaacataacataacaaatttCTCAGTAAAAAGTATCgtgtaaataaatatgcaatgctttaggatatataaatatatatataaaaatattttttttctctctctgttttttagcaaacaacTGTGAACATGAAGTTGTATCTGGTTCTTGCCTTAGTGGCATTCACAGGTAATCCAAATATGGCAACTAGCCAAAAAActatttatcaattaaaataatattagagCTATGCCAAGACTTGCACTGAACTTTCATTAttaatttcatgttaaataaccataacaaaagaacaataaaaattaaatttttttgagaaaaaaagaaactacaaatatgaaaaattctCATACGGCAATGTTTAGCTGTTTAAGCAAATTTGTAAACTGTCTGTCAgacttaaacttaatttttgtatttttactagGTTGCCAAGCCAACCTATTTTATGCTGATGAGCCCAAGCCACAGCTGGAACAGCTGACCGATGCATTCTGGAGTTATGTTGCCCAGGCCACACGCACCGCAGAGGACACGCTGAAAATGATCAGAGAGTCTCAACTTGGTCAGGAAGTCAAGTAAGTAATGTTCACAGtatatgtttgaaataataaattcTTGAATTGCATTattgtaaaaatacttttcatattGCAGTACTAGGCTGACCCAGAGTGGCGATATGGCCAGTGAATATGCTGTCACCCTCAAGAAACAGATGGATCCTCTGACTGAAGAGCTGGTGACTAAAATCACCAAAGAGGCTGAAGTGTTGAGGGAGCGTCTGGGCCAGGACTTGATGAATGTAAGAGACAAACTGGAGCCCTATGCTGACAACCTCAAGAGCCAGATCCAGCAGAGAGTGGAGGAGCTCAGGACGGCCATGGCTCCCTTTGCTGATTCCCTGGATTCTGAGACCCTGAAGGCCAATCTGCTCCAGAAGAGTGAGGAGCTGAGAGGAAACCTGGAGCAGAGCGTGAAGGAGCTGCAGTCTCAGCTGGAGCCCTACACTGCTGAGATCAAGGAGAAAGTGGACAAACATCTGCAGGAGTTTCAGAAAACCATAACACCTCTGACTGAGAATCTTCAGGCCCAGATTAGAGAGAGAGCCCAGATGGTCCAGCAGAGTCTCACACCCTACACACAGGACCTAAAGGCCCAGCTCACCTCCCTGTATGAGTCCTTTGCCAAGAGAAATTAGATTCTTCAAAGACTTCTTTTGTAactaaaagaactgttttttccTTCCATTGTGACTCCAAAATTCCATATCTCTCCAATAACCTCGACATAAATCAGACTACTAGGCAACAACAATATCTTTTTGATCTTACACAGTGGCGATTCTAGACTTTTTTAACAGGGGTGGCCTTAGTGGAGCAATGATTAATTCAAGGGTGGCATCATAAAATCATGCATCGAACACCATACTCATAAATTGAAGGACAAAGGCCGTACTCTtacatcaaatttatttttatttgaataaaatcaaatataaataaacaaacatctcaaacataaaaatacaccttcaagactttttgtttttcacaataaCAACTCAAACATAATATCTTTGGCCATCTATTTCTATAGCTGTTAACATCCAAAACCCAAGTTCTCAGCTAAATACTATTTATTCATGGAACAATGAATTACAATTTGTTTGCCCATCTATATATTGGTGTTAAAACAACTGAATGCACCGATTTTTGTGTGAGCTGGCGAAAACCTTGTTAAAGTCATCCATATTTAAAGCTTTTGCTCTCCTGGATTCAATACTTAACACACAGTAAGCTGAATCTTTGCTAACAGAGTACTCTAACCAAGAATACTTGCTGTACCACTGCGGGTTAAATGCCCTTCTTTTCTGACCTTGTGTGGTCTTGGGAAACATCCTCAGCACAGGTTGAGTTGGATCTGCTGCCCTTAATTCAGCAAATCATACAaacatgtgttttttatatatattttaaccaggataaaacatacagtacacaccaTGAGGTCCAGGGGTTGGG
The Cyprinus carpio isolate SPL01 chromosome A16, ASM1834038v1, whole genome shotgun sequence genome window above contains:
- the LOC109057790 gene encoding meprin A subunit beta-like; translation: MSSEKSFTTDPTLVSSYGRNDWDNPRNNGTRVVIGNETVYVGIFWGYQYAIMNEDLTKREFIKGGDIIFLFSMQGFNARLYQL
- the LOC109057782 gene encoding apolipoprotein A-IV-like; protein product: MKLYLVLALVAFTGCQANLFYADEPKPQLEQLTDAFWSYVAQATRTAEDTLKMIRESQLGQEVNTRLTQSGDMASEYAVTLKKQMDPLTEELVTKITKEAEVLRERLGQDLMNVRDKLEPYADNLKSQIQQRVEELRTAMAPFADSLDSETLKANLLQKSEELRGNLEQSVKELQSQLEPYTAEIKEKVDKHLQEFQKTITPLTENLQAQIRERAQMVQQSLTPYTQDLKAQLTSLYESFAKRN